Proteins from one Syntrophales bacterium genomic window:
- a CDS encoding phophatidylserine decarboxylase associated domain-containing protein, translated as MVLIKMKRFLVFGLFFLIFASYAFAGGEIGKDPIKFQPVILEFKKIIDEDPVVRMYLTQMIEQIPPEHKNLKNVEDLLCKLNKLLNRAPEYNPTHLAGTPLSEILVWTMSTPAGFAAYRNEKINTMIKKYLVAWSEFLNSEKSQYVINDSPNGWKSKEAREKLKMSDYQYNPDDKYWGFKSWNDFFTRRLAKGARPVAEPDNNKVIVSACDSTVYNISKNVQKYSKFWIKSQPYSLNDMLANDELVDEFVGGDVYQAFLSPFNYHRWHSPVSGTIKKAFVKEGLYFSQADSEGVDPSAQEKSQGYLVHVQTRALFFIEADDPKIGLMCFMPVGMVEVSTCIINDNIKPGYHVKKGEEVGYFQFGGSTHCLFFRPGVIKEFTAESDKFYKVGEHIATAN; from the coding sequence ATGGTTTTAATTAAGATGAAACGATTTTTAGTATTTGGGTTGTTCTTTTTAATATTTGCGTCTTATGCATTCGCCGGTGGAGAAATTGGAAAAGATCCCATAAAGTTTCAGCCGGTAATATTAGAATTTAAAAAAATAATAGACGAAGATCCTGTGGTTAGAATGTATTTAACACAAATGATCGAACAGATTCCGCCAGAACATAAAAATTTAAAAAACGTAGAGGATTTATTATGTAAGCTGAATAAACTATTAAACCGTGCTCCTGAATATAATCCAACACATCTTGCGGGTACTCCTCTTTCAGAAATACTTGTATGGACAATGAGTACACCCGCCGGATTTGCGGCATACCGTAATGAAAAAATTAATACAATGATAAAAAAATATTTAGTTGCCTGGTCAGAATTTCTTAATAGCGAGAAATCGCAGTATGTAATCAACGATTCTCCAAATGGATGGAAGAGTAAAGAAGCCCGGGAAAAATTAAAGATGAGTGATTATCAGTATAATCCCGATGATAAATATTGGGGATTTAAATCCTGGAATGATTTCTTTACAAGAAGACTTGCTAAAGGTGCGCGTCCTGTAGCAGAACCGGACAACAATAAAGTTATAGTTAGCGCCTGCGATTCCACCGTCTATAATATTAGTAAAAACGTTCAAAAATACAGTAAGTTTTGGATTAAATCTCAACCGTATTCATTAAATGATATGTTGGCTAATGATGAATTAGTTGATGAATTTGTAGGCGGGGACGTTTATCAAGCATTTCTTAGTCCTTTCAATTATCATCGTTGGCACAGTCCCGTTTCCGGAACAATAAAAAAAGCTTTTGTAAAAGAAGGTTTATATTTTAGTCAGGCTGATTCAGAAGGAGTAGATCCTTCAGCTCAAGAAAAATCACAAGGGTATTTAGTGCATGTTCAGACACGTGCTCTTTTTTTCATCGAAGCTGATGATCCAAAAATAGGTTTGATGTGTTTCATGCCGGTAGGTATGGTAGAAGTATCAACATGTATTATCAATGATAATATCAAACCGGGATATCATGTAAAAAAAGGTGAAGAGGTAGGTTATTTCCAGTTTGGAGGATCAACGCACTGTCTTTTTTTCAGACCGGGAGTAATTAAAGAATTTACTGCTGAAAGTGATAAATTTTACAAAGTAGGTGAACATATAGCTACTGCTAATTAG
- the ilvN gene encoding acetolactate synthase small subunit — MERKDQTITFLVNNRPDVLAKIAGVFSARSFNIESISANITMNPEITKIIIVTRGDTATVTKIKNQTKKLIDILEVSHLKEKSSLQREMILVKVKLTNENRGKVMEVIRDYNCRLITVDADNCVLEATGNKSEIKNILKRLERLGIEDLSRSGILAL; from the coding sequence ATGGAGAGGAAAGATCAGACAATTACATTTCTGGTTAATAACAGGCCGGATGTTCTTGCAAAAATTGCAGGAGTATTTAGCGCACGGAGCTTTAATATAGAGAGCATCAGTGCAAACATAACGATGAATCCCGAAATTACGAAAATTATTATTGTAACAAGGGGTGATACGGCAACAGTTACAAAAATCAAAAACCAGACAAAAAAACTGATTGATATCCTTGAGGTTTCTCATTTAAAAGAAAAATCGTCTCTTCAAAGAGAAATGATACTGGTTAAAGTAAAACTAACGAATGAGAACAGAGGCAAGGTAATGGAAGTTATAAGAGACTATAATTGCAGATTAATCACCGTGGACGCGGATAATTGTGTCCTGGAAGCAACAGGAAATAAAAGTGAAATCAAGAATATCTTGAAACGACTTGAACGGCTTGGTATAGAAGATCTGAGCAGATCAGGAATCTTAGCACTATAA